Within the Dolichospermum compactum NIES-806 genome, the region TTCCTAAACGGTGGTTTGGTGTGCGAGTAGTAAACGAAGCCGGAACAGCCCCAGGTTTAGGCACAGTCATAGTTAGAGAAGGATTAGGACGTTGGACAATCCCAGTTTCCGCAGCATATTTCCTCTGGCGTTACAGCTTTGTTTTCCCCAACTTAGCTCTGTTTACATCTTTGACAATGTTAATGATTTTAGCAGAATCAAAAGGCTGGCCTAACCAAAAGCATCGCCGCTCCTTCCATGATCAACTTGCAGGGACATATACAATAGATGCAGCAAGCACTGTTATTCCTCCTGGGGAGCAGTCAACAATAACCGAAAATAATGTAGATAGTTCACAATCTGCTTCCCCTGCTTCCCCCGGAAATAACCCTAGTATCAGCCTGTTTTTAGTAGGGTTAACTAGCATGATTGCTGTGTTATCAACCTTAATAGGTACACAAATCTACATCCAAACCCAAGAAAGCCAACGGAGAAGCGAACAAACTAATAGTCAAAAGTTCCTTGAACTCATCAAAGCACTCAATCCCAATAACGGTGTTACCAACGAAGACCGCCAAAGAGTTATTTTAGCCTTGGGTAGTGTTGATGATAAACAAGCCATCACATTATTAATTGACTTATTGGTTAAAGAAACAGACCCCAAAACCCTGGATACCATTCAACAAGCCTTAACTAATGCTGGTTTTAAAGCCATTCCTGAATTAAACCGCATGAATCAGTTTAAGGCGGGAAAACTAGCATCTGTGGGTAAAAGTCCCAATGGGGAAGTTACACAAAATCAGTTAATTCTCACCCAGCAGGTAATTAATAAAATTCTGGCTATCTATAGTGGCAAAATCAACAACATTGACTTAAGCAATGCTCAATTAGGTTCTCAAGCATCTGGGAAAAAGCCCTCATTTAACTTGGTATTAAACAACGTTGATTTATCAGGAATTGTCTTAAAATCAGCAAATCTTAACCAAGCTAACTTACAAGGTAGCCGTTTCCGCAGCGTCGGTGAAGATGGACGTTGGGATACTTACGATGATGCGATCGCTGATTTAAATAACACTCAACTAAAGCAAGCCAACTTAAGTAATACCAACTTGAGTCGGGTTTCCATGAGTCGTAGTGATTTAAGTCGGGCCAATCTTAACAAAGCTAACTTATCCTACACCCGTTTATTTGGGGCTAATCTCAGTAGCACCCAGTTAGTAGGTACAGATTTACGAAATGCAATTTTAGAAAATGCCAGCCTGACAAATGCAGATTTAAGCAACGCTGACTTAACAGAAGCAAATTTATATGCCGCCAATTTAGTCCGGGTTTCTGCCATTGTTACACAATTAGCCTACGCGAATTTAACTAAAACGGACTGGCAAGGTGCAGATTTATCGGAAAGCTATTTAGATTATGCTAATCTCAGTCATGCTAACTTAAGTGCGACTCGACTCACTGGCGCTAGTTTACGCTCGACTAACTTAGAAAACGCTAATTTACGAAATGCTGATTTAAGTCGTGCTGACTTACGAGGAGCAAATGTCGCTGGAGCAGATTTTCAAGGTACAATTCTCTTTGTTGGTAAACAAAATCTAGCAGATCAGTTTGTGGAAACACCTGATATTGGTTCTCAAAATGCCTCAATTAAAGGAGTAGATTTCAGTCAAGCTAAAAATTTAGATCCGCAACAATTGGCATTTATTTGTACTCAAGGTGGACTAAATTCCCGTTGTCCATAATCACATGAAAGGATGTTTGAAAAGTATTATTCTGTGATTTTTAGCACAGTTATACCCCACTTAACCCTCCCATTATGAACTACGGTGTACACACAAGTC harbors:
- a CDS encoding pentapeptide repeat-containing protein produces the protein MANPMIGKSSSQSSRPKEPKKSKITPLATRRFVAWTVEITLLIATGLVPYSLGVYVNSRSDFRRVPLNPVLLVTEKAIARPLALPISYGIRNVAWPTNILWTLALLLPTSLCGWQLYLLAKTGSTIPKRWFGVRVVNEAGTAPGLGTVIVREGLGRWTIPVSAAYFLWRYSFVFPNLALFTSLTMLMILAESKGWPNQKHRRSFHDQLAGTYTIDAASTVIPPGEQSTITENNVDSSQSASPASPGNNPSISLFLVGLTSMIAVLSTLIGTQIYIQTQESQRRSEQTNSQKFLELIKALNPNNGVTNEDRQRVILALGSVDDKQAITLLIDLLVKETDPKTLDTIQQALTNAGFKAIPELNRMNQFKAGKLASVGKSPNGEVTQNQLILTQQVINKILAIYSGKINNIDLSNAQLGSQASGKKPSFNLVLNNVDLSGIVLKSANLNQANLQGSRFRSVGEDGRWDTYDDAIADLNNTQLKQANLSNTNLSRVSMSRSDLSRANLNKANLSYTRLFGANLSSTQLVGTDLRNAILENASLTNADLSNADLTEANLYAANLVRVSAIVTQLAYANLTKTDWQGADLSESYLDYANLSHANLSATRLTGASLRSTNLENANLRNADLSRADLRGANVAGADFQGTILFVGKQNLADQFVETPDIGSQNASIKGVDFSQAKNLDPQQLAFICTQGGLNSRCP